TAGCTTcaagttcttttgcgaccacttcaggtcctcaaaatggcggaagacaagtgagtgacgtcagctgatatccaTGTATAGTTAAATTGTGTACAGGAAATTAAATGTTGCGATTTTCTAAgcagatatgactaggaactatactatcattctggcgtaataatcaaggactttgctgctgtaacatggctgcagcaggcgcaatgatattacgcagcacctgaaaatatTCCCccgctattgaaagtaaccaaggggactattttcgggcagtgcttAATAtgactacgcctgctgcagccatgttacagtagcaatgtgcgatgctaatggtctaatcagattcaatggattatgctaagctatgctaaatgtGGTACCACCATACCCCtatatcagctgaatggattccaaatggattctggaaaatgagcataatttcaaaaaaagtggagtgtccctttaagttgaaAGCTCCAGTTTAGCATATTGCATTTTGTGGCATTCTCAtccatttatatttatacagtatttatCTTGTGCACCATGCATTTATTGTAATGCTGAGAAGTTCAGAGaggtttttttcacatgttcacAGAGAATCTTGTGGGATCTGTGGTCCCGCGGAAGGGAGGTGGTTACGTCATAGCGGAGGGAACTCGGTTTTCGTTTGTTGACTGGGTCAAGCGCTCCTTTTCAACAGTCGCTCACCTCGACAAGGAAAAGCCAAACACCCGCTTCAATGATGGAAAGGTAGATCCAGCTGGGAGGTTTTTTGCTGGTATGTATGGAAAACAATTTTGAGTTTTTATTAgcatatttaaatgttttactcACCTTCATTATGTTTACGAACAAGAAATTATATAAGTTAAGCTAGTTAAGTGTATGGTTATTTATATTTGTGATATATCTTTTCTTCACATCTTTTTCTTTCATCTGTTTTAAACTTTGAACTAAATTTTCTCACTGTAAATTTTATTCAGTGGAAAtttcaaaaatgtattcttttagtgctgtcaaacgattaatcgcgattaatcgcttacaaaataaaagtttgtgtttgcataatcgAGAGTATTtacagtgtgtatatatatatacaatagatataaacaaatactgtaccttgtcgaaaataaaatgttttggtttgcttaAGGCAAGGAGAGAATTCAAGGACCTGtagtaattgcatttttgtacagGCGTTTGGACAAGGCTGTTTCCATTAGAAAGAtggattgccataaaaacttgtaattggcagggaagcgattttctcttaattgacgagataacttgtcaatgggggGAAAAGACTtaaatacatgaatgtgtgtatttatataaatatataaaggtTATACTTTTTTGTATTTTCAGCCCTTAAttcttataataaacccaataTCTCCATCTGCCCTTCTCTGTCCAGGTACCATGGGATTGGAACTGCGACCCGCCGTGGTGGAGAGAAAACAGGGGTCGCTTTACTCGCTCCATCCTGACCACTCTGTCGTTCATCATTTTGACCAGGTGGACATCTCCAACGGTTTGGACTGGTCCCTAGATCACCGCGTCTTTTACTACATCGACAGCCTGGCGTACAAGGTGGAGGCCTTTGACTACAACATCCAGACTGGCGGCCTGTGTGAGTTTGTTTTTGGGCGACGTGTAAAACCGAGTCTGCGTTGTAAAATTGATCTACTTACACTTTATGTATTTGTGTTACCAAGCTAACCGCAGAGTGGTTTACAAGGTAGAGGAAGATGATGGCATACCAGACGGTATGTGCATAGATGCAGAGGGCAAACTGTGGGTCGCCTGCTACAATGGAGGAAGAGTTTTACGCATTGACCCACAAACAGGTGCGTGAGCGCATTTCCAAAATCTATTTGTATACCCTCTTTATATTTTTTGATAATTAAAATCCTTTTAATAACATTTGTGATTTGCTTCTTCTTATAAGTAATATAGGTATGAATGTACGCAAATAATTAGAAGAAAATGTACATTTTGATTGACTTTTGATCACTAATTTAATGGACTTTTCTTTCAGGCACCCAACTCCAAAAAGTCAAACTGCCAGTGCAGAAAACCACCTCATGCTGTTTTGGTGGGAAGGACTACAGTGATCTGTATGTCACCTCAGCATATA
This Paramisgurnus dabryanus chromosome 7, PD_genome_1.1, whole genome shotgun sequence DNA region includes the following protein-coding sequences:
- the rgn gene encoding regucalcin isoform X2, which codes for MSSIKVQCVIKEKNEIGESPVWEEKDSSLVYVDITGQKVSRWSSLTGQLDSIATENLVGSVVPRKGGGYVIAEGTRFSFVDWVKRSFSTVAHLDKEKPNTRFNDGKVDPAGRFFAGTMGLELRPAVVERKQGSLYSLHPDHSVVHHFDQVDISNGLDWSLDHRVFYYIDSLAYKVEAFDYNIQTGGLSNRRVVYKVEEDDGIPDGMCIDAEGKLWVACYNGGRVLRIDPQTGTQLQKVKLPVQKTTSCCFGGKDYSDLYVTSAYKGMDENALPKEPEAGCIFKVTGLGVKGIPPYSYTG
- the rgn gene encoding regucalcin isoform X1, producing the protein MLGAMSSIKVQCVIKEKNEIGESPVWEEKDSSLVYVDITGQKVSRWSSLTGQLDSIATENLVGSVVPRKGGGYVIAEGTRFSFVDWVKRSFSTVAHLDKEKPNTRFNDGKVDPAGRFFAGTMGLELRPAVVERKQGSLYSLHPDHSVVHHFDQVDISNGLDWSLDHRVFYYIDSLAYKVEAFDYNIQTGGLSNRRVVYKVEEDDGIPDGMCIDAEGKLWVACYNGGRVLRIDPQTGTQLQKVKLPVQKTTSCCFGGKDYSDLYVTSAYKGMDENALPKEPEAGCIFKVTGLGVKGIPPYSYTG